From Deltaproteobacteria bacterium, a single genomic window includes:
- the tssF gene encoding type VI secretion system baseplate subunit TssF has product MFSKYYQSELTYLRDMGQTFGNANPAIAGLLSERGADPDVERLLEGFAFLTARIRERMDDAIPEIVHLLSDLLMPHFLRTIPAASIVEMSPEIGALRGRHVIARGTPLGSIEVNGTSCMFRTTSNVELLPTIIENVNLDISSARTPVLRLQFAAPEKALPSVFEAGGMRLFINADYGIASTLLLWFLRYCTEIHVGPRGCKRGHPLPANSIKPVGFAPEEALLPWPGFAPTAFRLLQEYFTLPTKFHFIDVKGLDTAIDVATEQFDILFFFNQPPELGAPIGRQSIRLHCTPVINLFNAPAIPLRRSAIEHEQILRPIDVDPAYAEVYSADNVIGIRQNGGDRINYQPFIDFRHATADRTDIGYYQLRRCASPLDSAVDTYFTAITPGFVPVDLKTNDEVFSIELTCTNRSLAGELRAGDICQPVPGSPSVATFKNINEVTKPVTPPLGIELNWRLLAHLSLPHGSLATKESLQALLGLYNFQELSEQASGRTNRLRVDSIHGVIVSPSRRILAGAPVRGSRTTIEISEDKLTGIGDIFLFGCILDSILGEHVSINSYHQLVLKLLPSQRELQWLPRAGMKPIV; this is encoded by the coding sequence TTGTTTAGCAAATACTATCAAAGCGAACTGACTTATCTGCGCGACATGGGTCAGACTTTCGGCAATGCCAATCCAGCTATTGCCGGGCTGCTTTCTGAACGTGGAGCTGACCCTGATGTTGAACGTCTATTAGAAGGTTTTGCCTTTCTTACCGCTCGCATACGCGAACGGATGGACGATGCCATACCTGAAATCGTTCATCTGCTCTCAGATTTATTAATGCCGCATTTTTTACGAACCATTCCGGCAGCTTCGATTGTCGAAATGTCCCCAGAAATTGGTGCACTTCGTGGTCGCCATGTCATTGCCCGCGGCACTCCCTTAGGTAGTATTGAGGTAAATGGTACCTCATGCATGTTTCGCACTACTAGTAATGTTGAGTTGCTGCCAACCATAATTGAAAACGTTAATCTTGATATCTCATCGGCTCGTACACCAGTATTGCGCCTGCAATTTGCTGCGCCAGAAAAGGCTCTACCGAGTGTCTTTGAAGCCGGTGGCATGCGCTTATTTATTAACGCCGACTACGGCATTGCTTCGACGCTTTTATTATGGTTTTTGCGCTATTGTACTGAAATTCATGTCGGCCCACGCGGCTGCAAACGTGGTCATCCTTTGCCAGCAAATTCAATCAAACCGGTGGGTTTTGCTCCTGAAGAGGCTTTATTGCCTTGGCCGGGTTTTGCGCCAACTGCGTTTCGCTTATTACAAGAATACTTTACCTTGCCCACCAAATTTCATTTTATTGATGTTAAAGGTCTTGATACCGCCATTGATGTTGCTACTGAGCAATTTGATATTCTTTTCTTTTTCAATCAACCGCCTGAATTAGGCGCTCCTATAGGACGACAATCAATAAGATTACATTGCACCCCGGTAATTAACTTATTTAACGCACCAGCCATACCACTGCGTCGTTCCGCCATTGAACATGAACAAATTTTACGTCCGATTGATGTAGACCCTGCTTATGCTGAAGTTTATAGCGCTGATAATGTTATAGGTATTCGTCAAAATGGCGGCGATCGTATTAACTATCAGCCATTTATTGATTTTCGTCATGCAACTGCTGATCGTACCGATATTGGATATTATCAATTGCGTCGTTGCGCCTCTCCTTTAGATAGCGCTGTTGATACATACTTCACTGCAATTACTCCAGGTTTCGTTCCTGTTGATTTAAAAACTAATGATGAAGTCTTTTCTATAGAACTTACTTGTACCAACCGCTCTCTTGCTGGTGAATTACGGGCTGGTGATATTTGTCAACCAGTTCCTGGTTCACCTTCGGTTGCTACCTTTAAAAATATAAATGAAGTAACTAAACCCGTCACTCCTCCTTTAGGTATTGAGCTTAATTGGCGACTGCTTGCTCACCTTTCGTTGCCACATGGTTCGCTAGCGACTAAAGAAAGTTTGCAAGCACTTTTAGGCCTTTATAACTTTCAAGAACTTAGTGAGCAGGCATCAGGTCGCACAAATCGATTAAGGGTTGATTCGATTCATGGGGTTATAGTGTCTCCCTCACGTAGAATTTTAGCTGGTGCCCCAGTTCGTGGTTCACGTACTACTATAGAAATTTCTGAAGATAAGCTTACCGGTATCGGCGAT